A genomic segment from Sorangium aterium encodes:
- a CDS encoding type VI secretion system protein IglI family protein, with the protein MLDPALLEKALSGGGRDAEDGRLPALESAMANDPITGADVARSALEKGVTDVRVITAYALGLFAEQGPQALAPIFTSLRKAVAERWSALRPAERKERTVDGAYSTLFRTIVQHIDVHERMKDATFKQWSRADHDAVGGPALLASAALREAITAALPAPRSTDSLSELEARVRTHFDRVAAPARPAPRPEPPPEPMADVAPEAPEAFEDDPAPTSETVPARSSFPRAPDTSAPSGTLRISPAFAHLLRKLEAFSMLVESGQYPKAAVIADDLRRTLKSFDPKVFFPDVFVPYFQALASHIDEIAPCWEEMGSPRWEALEQLYQVDLDAFVDG; encoded by the coding sequence ATGCTCGACCCCGCGCTCCTCGAAAAGGCGCTCTCGGGCGGCGGGAGGGACGCCGAGGACGGCCGTCTGCCCGCGCTCGAGAGCGCCATGGCGAACGACCCGATCACCGGCGCGGATGTGGCCAGGAGCGCCCTCGAAAAAGGGGTGACCGACGTGCGCGTGATCACCGCGTATGCGCTCGGCCTGTTCGCGGAGCAGGGGCCCCAGGCGCTCGCGCCGATCTTCACCTCCCTCCGGAAGGCCGTCGCCGAGCGGTGGAGCGCGCTGCGCCCCGCGGAGCGCAAGGAGCGGACGGTCGATGGGGCGTATTCGACGCTCTTCCGGACGATCGTCCAGCACATCGACGTCCATGAGAGGATGAAGGACGCGACCTTCAAGCAGTGGAGCCGCGCCGATCACGACGCCGTCGGCGGGCCCGCGCTCCTCGCCTCGGCCGCGCTGCGCGAGGCCATCACCGCGGCGCTCCCGGCGCCGCGCTCGACGGACTCGCTCTCCGAGCTGGAGGCGCGCGTGAGGACGCACTTCGATCGGGTCGCCGCGCCCGCCAGGCCGGCCCCGCGGCCCGAGCCCCCGCCCGAGCCGATGGCCGACGTCGCGCCAGAGGCCCCGGAGGCTTTCGAGGACGACCCGGCGCCCACCTCGGAGACAGTGCCCGCCCGCTCCTCTTTCCCGCGGGCGCCGGACACCTCTGCTCCTTCGGGCACGCTGCGCATCTCTCCGGCGTTCGCGCACCTCCTCCGGAAGCTCGAGGCCTTCAGCATGCTGGTCGAGAGCGGGCAATACCCGAAGGCGGCCGTCATCGCGGACGACCTCCGCCGCACCCTCAAGAGCTTCGATCCCAAGGTGTTCTTCCCCGACGTCTTCGTGCCCTATTTCCAGGCGCTCGCCTCGCACATCGACGAGATCGCGCCCTGCTGGGAAGAGATGGGCAGTCCGCGGTGGGAGGCGCTGGAGCAGCTCTACCAGGTGGACCTGGACGCCTTCGTGGACGGGTGA
- a CDS encoding DUF4280 domain-containing protein: protein MSGPQVVAGATMMCSFGLAPSTLAVLPVKGVLASAPSANIADMAAIATIPPFGACTSLANPTVASATSAALGVLTPMPCVPVPAGTWLPGNTKVMIKGPPATDVSCKLMCSWGGVIQVLNPGQFKVMDV from the coding sequence ATGTCCGGTCCCCAGGTCGTCGCCGGCGCGACCATGATGTGCAGCTTCGGGCTCGCCCCCTCGACGCTCGCCGTGCTCCCCGTGAAGGGCGTGCTCGCGAGCGCGCCCTCCGCGAACATCGCCGACATGGCGGCGATAGCGACCATTCCCCCGTTCGGCGCCTGCACCTCGCTCGCCAATCCCACCGTCGCCTCGGCCACCTCGGCCGCGCTGGGCGTGCTCACGCCCATGCCGTGCGTGCCGGTCCCGGCCGGGACGTGGCTGCCGGGCAACACCAAGGTGATGATCAAAGGGCCGCCGGCCACGGACGTCTCCTGCAAGCTCATGTGCTCCTGGGGCGGGGTCATCCAGGTGCTCAATCCAGGGCAATTCAAGGTGATGGACGTCTGA
- a CDS encoding DUF4135 domain-containing protein has protein sequence MAAIEIQGSDPHVCARRVVIVRYGNGVRVVYKPTDLTFQLMLMGSPQSFAACAQGHPRVANFRSLFDTLNMGLPLLHIGAPKHNAGYGYMEFKPRAQAMTEQQASRYFHGMGKLIAVANAFGITDLHQENVMATVNGPFLIDAEMGFSLAPNAAPANTLISHTKLEAALGARPPGTTQAGGMFAPDHDPNTGWEAQSVSLPGGGGHANSGAATANGGGVRNARTYALFIALGIVDGVDGVAAAFNRASNWLMQQFDRVNPLARVILTTSTMVRQHVNGVTEYLRGTLIDETTAINGNFMNWTEWYGGAFNAVPAAFFPPRDKAVMYDPRPKIGVTTAAAAVAGVHVSSTQEVRIRLATTHMGGAIARTKADLQTALEAELQIPRRLQHPERVRQFL, from the coding sequence GTGGCCGCGATCGAGATCCAGGGGAGCGACCCGCACGTCTGCGCGCGCCGCGTGGTGATCGTGAGGTACGGCAACGGCGTGCGCGTCGTCTACAAGCCCACCGACCTCACGTTCCAGCTCATGCTGATGGGGTCGCCGCAGTCCTTCGCGGCGTGCGCGCAAGGCCACCCCCGCGTGGCCAACTTCAGGAGCCTGTTCGACACGTTGAACATGGGCTTGCCGCTGCTCCACATCGGCGCGCCGAAGCACAACGCCGGCTATGGATACATGGAGTTCAAGCCTCGCGCGCAGGCGATGACCGAGCAGCAGGCGAGCAGGTACTTCCACGGGATGGGCAAGCTCATCGCCGTCGCGAACGCCTTCGGGATCACCGATCTCCACCAGGAGAACGTGATGGCCACCGTGAACGGGCCCTTCCTGATCGACGCGGAGATGGGCTTCTCGCTCGCTCCGAACGCCGCGCCGGCGAATACCCTCATCTCGCACACCAAGCTCGAAGCGGCGCTCGGGGCGAGGCCGCCGGGGACCACCCAGGCGGGCGGCATGTTCGCCCCGGATCACGACCCCAACACCGGATGGGAGGCCCAGTCGGTATCGCTCCCCGGCGGAGGAGGCCACGCGAACTCCGGGGCGGCCACCGCGAACGGCGGGGGCGTCCGGAACGCGAGGACGTACGCCCTCTTCATCGCCCTCGGCATCGTGGACGGCGTGGACGGCGTGGCCGCCGCGTTCAACCGCGCGAGCAACTGGCTCATGCAACAGTTCGATCGGGTCAACCCGCTGGCGCGCGTGATCCTCACCACCTCGACCATGGTCCGCCAGCACGTGAACGGCGTCACGGAGTACTTGCGAGGCACGCTGATCGACGAGACCACCGCGATCAACGGCAATTTCATGAACTGGACGGAGTGGTACGGGGGCGCCTTCAACGCGGTGCCCGCCGCGTTCTTTCCGCCTCGCGACAAGGCGGTCATGTACGATCCTCGGCCCAAGATCGGCGTCACGACCGCGGCCGCCGCGGTCGCCGGGGTCCACGTCTCCAGCACCCAGGAAGTCCGTATTCGGCTCGCCACGACGCACATGGGCGGCGCGATCGCCCGCACGAAGGCGGATCTCCAGACAGCGCTCGAAGCGGAGCTGCAGATCCCCCGGCGCCTCCAGCATCCAGAGAGAGTGCGCCAGTTCCTCTGA
- a CDS encoding AMP-binding protein: MPIDLAALLRSVELRREDETTDPGPLSATWEDPAAFRRALFAFAAERTGTLRSRAGTAYDVYADAVLRHAASDRIAFVEVPSRGAPGRLRFSELHARASALAAAWTPLGVNPGAAIAIVLPPGVAGVVALAAALYAGACVSWITPKGDLALAAAMDALAPAHVVLDPKAPAKVGEKLAKKALPIAAPPRAPAVGPHAYAPKEPCLGALSPLRAPFGTATLVPAETVVSSALSDAMLVHRLAPGERLSAPGFHHEQAFLPMVLSAWLAGAAYVSVPLATFQSTPAVLDAEGVNVLGLSASATAALRASPRAWPGSLKALFRDVGEPLDWMETRAAVAGNNLGKLPLSNLLIDTAAGGTVLFSARRPQGINAKALPSPGVPWDLFDPATKKPTTGDAGLFVRRGDKPDKDGYFLLARVASEYLWGSTLTPRRSARVFPGEALSLAVTELPFCEGAAVVPLPGAAARGDTRFALCVFIGARQSEPSFTDAIDKLVRERFGPDYTPDAVELFPLYGRGKGKKVDPEWCASNYRAGRLHARAANPGVAALVELRRRLTSPPPRGETGG; this comes from the coding sequence ATGCCGATCGATCTCGCCGCCCTGCTCCGCTCGGTCGAGCTGCGCCGCGAGGACGAGACCACGGATCCCGGGCCGCTCTCGGCCACGTGGGAGGACCCGGCGGCGTTCCGGCGCGCCCTCTTCGCCTTCGCCGCGGAGCGGACTGGCACGCTCAGGAGCCGCGCTGGAACAGCCTATGACGTCTACGCCGACGCCGTGCTGCGACACGCCGCCTCGGACAGGATCGCCTTCGTCGAGGTGCCGAGTCGAGGGGCGCCGGGGCGGCTCCGCTTCTCCGAGCTCCACGCGCGGGCCTCCGCGCTCGCCGCGGCGTGGACGCCCCTCGGCGTCAACCCAGGCGCCGCGATCGCGATCGTCCTCCCGCCCGGCGTGGCCGGCGTCGTGGCGCTCGCCGCCGCGCTGTACGCCGGTGCGTGCGTCTCCTGGATAACGCCGAAGGGCGATCTCGCGCTCGCGGCCGCCATGGATGCGCTCGCGCCGGCCCACGTCGTGCTCGATCCGAAGGCGCCCGCGAAGGTGGGCGAGAAGCTCGCGAAGAAGGCACTCCCGATCGCGGCCCCTCCGCGCGCACCCGCCGTGGGCCCGCACGCCTATGCCCCGAAGGAGCCGTGCCTCGGCGCGCTCTCGCCGCTCCGCGCGCCCTTCGGGACAGCCACCCTCGTCCCCGCGGAGACCGTGGTTTCGAGCGCCCTCTCGGACGCGATGCTTGTCCATCGCCTCGCGCCCGGAGAGCGGCTGTCGGCGCCGGGGTTCCACCACGAACAGGCCTTCTTGCCCATGGTGCTGTCGGCGTGGCTCGCGGGCGCGGCGTACGTCTCCGTCCCCCTCGCCACCTTCCAGTCGACCCCCGCCGTCCTCGACGCGGAGGGCGTCAACGTGCTCGGCCTCTCCGCGTCCGCGACGGCGGCGCTGCGCGCCTCGCCCCGCGCGTGGCCGGGCTCGCTCAAGGCGCTGTTCCGCGACGTGGGGGAGCCGCTCGACTGGATGGAGACGCGCGCCGCGGTCGCTGGAAACAACCTCGGCAAGCTGCCCCTCTCCAACCTGCTGATCGACACGGCCGCGGGAGGCACCGTGCTGTTCTCGGCGCGGCGCCCCCAGGGGATCAACGCCAAGGCGCTGCCTTCTCCCGGGGTGCCGTGGGACCTCTTCGATCCCGCCACGAAGAAGCCCACGACCGGCGACGCCGGCCTGTTCGTGCGGCGCGGCGACAAACCGGACAAGGACGGCTATTTCCTGCTCGCCCGCGTCGCGTCGGAGTACCTGTGGGGCAGCACGCTCACCCCTCGAAGGTCAGCGCGAGTATTTCCGGGAGAGGCCCTGTCGCTCGCGGTGACCGAGCTGCCTTTCTGCGAGGGCGCGGCCGTTGTGCCCTTGCCGGGCGCGGCCGCGCGCGGCGACACGCGGTTCGCGCTGTGCGTGTTCATCGGCGCACGGCAGAGCGAGCCGAGCTTCACCGACGCGATCGACAAGCTCGTCCGCGAGCGCTTCGGGCCAGACTACACCCCGGACGCGGTGGAGCTCTTCCCGCTGTACGGACGCGGAAAAGGCAAGAAGGTCGACCCGGAGTGGTGCGCCTCCAACTACCGCGCCGGCCGCCTCCACGCGCGCGCCGCGAACCCGGGCGTCGCCGCGCTCGTGGAGCTGCGGCGGCGGCTGACCTCACCGCCCCCTCGTGGGGAGACCGGCGGATGA
- a CDS encoding DUF362 domain-containing protein: METTRATHGRRARRSSLAIAALPALLAALAGCGDRRREPGEPPGDGGPTAAAPPADAATSSPAPAPTASSFAAASAHPAVPTAVPSASTDVVAGASQRYEAGPSVIASDSIDGAALRKRHVERIKADDSPVTVLRGQGPLELGKRICEAVVPRRPAATPVLLKPNICGFDSVKDPAKSKGDDGVTGRITQPEFVRGVVQCLKARGHTKITIAEGCGHSHKFWKDLAQRTGYEAMAAEEGAALVAMDDDGVYDVAGDRPGKPLAIRGIQATHVPTLLMPKVLAEHLDHGLFLSLPRLKMHRYAVISVGIKGMQGTVMLSDSAPAYKQKWRMHRELKEYLDTKAAGQEDRALYLSSLRVFAERMVDVLEISAPDAVLGDGAPAMGGDGFQVLQPTAEMVAIGGTNPVRVDRVAAELLGVWNSPALARELGGHRTSPLIDAAAKRFGLDLKATAITGDGADLLKSPRPVHYKAMAPFRLDWEPGQAPLPGGPAKGLVPAPPASQKAPGGEQGGGSDGGPAKPEAHAPPLPPGEKIVIDGKADDAAWSGAKAVQWDTDYAGKRTGFTTRARFLWSKQGLHALFELSNTGLNTDRSKPIGEERKGLYKEDCIELFLTPAPGSPRRYFEVEIGPFGHFFDIAIDRDARQEDTAWSSGATIATSQDAQARTAVIEALLAAPGIVGALAPNARLPMNLYRMEGKDPRQYLAWSPPRTSKPNFHVPEAFGTLVIDP, translated from the coding sequence ATGGAGACGACACGGGCGACCCACGGCCGCCGGGCGCGGCGTTCTTCCCTCGCGATCGCGGCGCTCCCGGCGCTGCTCGCCGCCCTTGCGGGCTGCGGGGACCGGCGGCGGGAACCAGGCGAGCCGCCCGGCGACGGCGGCCCCACCGCCGCGGCGCCGCCAGCCGACGCGGCGACGTCCTCACCCGCGCCGGCGCCGACCGCCTCCTCGTTCGCCGCCGCCTCCGCGCACCCGGCCGTCCCGACCGCCGTCCCCAGCGCGTCGACCGACGTGGTCGCGGGCGCGTCGCAGCGGTACGAGGCCGGGCCCTCGGTGATCGCGTCGGACAGCATCGACGGCGCCGCCCTCAGGAAGCGGCACGTCGAGCGCATCAAGGCCGACGACTCGCCCGTCACCGTGCTCCGCGGCCAGGGTCCCCTGGAGCTCGGCAAGCGCATCTGCGAGGCGGTGGTGCCGAGGCGCCCCGCGGCGACTCCCGTGCTCCTCAAGCCGAACATCTGCGGGTTCGACAGCGTGAAGGACCCGGCGAAGTCCAAGGGCGACGACGGCGTGACGGGCCGGATCACCCAGCCGGAGTTCGTGCGAGGCGTCGTCCAGTGCCTCAAGGCGCGCGGGCACACGAAGATCACGATCGCCGAGGGATGCGGCCACTCGCACAAGTTCTGGAAGGACCTCGCGCAGCGCACCGGCTATGAGGCGATGGCCGCGGAGGAGGGCGCCGCGCTCGTCGCGATGGACGACGACGGGGTCTACGACGTCGCAGGGGACAGGCCCGGAAAGCCCCTCGCCATCCGCGGCATCCAGGCGACCCACGTCCCGACGCTGCTCATGCCGAAGGTGCTGGCAGAGCACCTCGACCACGGGCTCTTCCTGTCGCTCCCCCGGCTCAAGATGCACAGGTACGCGGTCATCTCCGTCGGCATCAAGGGCATGCAGGGCACGGTCATGCTGTCGGACAGCGCGCCTGCCTACAAGCAGAAGTGGAGGATGCACAGGGAGCTCAAGGAGTACCTGGACACGAAGGCTGCTGGCCAGGAAGACAGGGCTCTTTACCTGTCGTCGCTCCGCGTCTTCGCCGAGCGGATGGTCGACGTGCTCGAGATATCGGCGCCAGACGCGGTGCTCGGCGACGGCGCCCCGGCGATGGGCGGAGACGGCTTCCAGGTCCTGCAGCCCACGGCGGAGATGGTGGCGATCGGCGGCACGAACCCGGTGCGGGTCGATCGCGTGGCGGCGGAGCTCCTCGGCGTGTGGAACAGCCCCGCGCTCGCGCGCGAGCTCGGCGGCCACAGGACCTCGCCGCTCATCGACGCCGCGGCGAAGCGCTTCGGGCTGGATCTCAAGGCGACCGCGATCACGGGAGACGGGGCAGACCTCCTGAAGAGCCCGAGGCCCGTCCACTACAAGGCGATGGCGCCCTTCCGGCTCGACTGGGAGCCCGGGCAGGCGCCCTTGCCCGGCGGGCCCGCGAAGGGGCTCGTTCCCGCGCCGCCGGCCTCGCAGAAGGCGCCCGGCGGTGAGCAGGGCGGCGGGTCGGACGGAGGCCCCGCGAAGCCGGAGGCGCACGCGCCGCCGCTGCCGCCGGGAGAGAAGATCGTGATCGACGGGAAGGCCGACGACGCCGCATGGAGCGGCGCGAAGGCCGTGCAGTGGGACACCGACTATGCCGGCAAGCGCACCGGGTTCACGACGCGGGCGCGCTTCCTCTGGTCGAAACAGGGGCTCCACGCGCTCTTCGAGCTCTCGAACACGGGGCTCAACACGGATCGCTCGAAGCCGATCGGCGAGGAGAGGAAGGGACTTTACAAAGAGGACTGCATCGAGCTCTTCCTGACGCCGGCCCCTGGCTCGCCAAGACGGTATTTCGAGGTGGAGATAGGGCCGTTCGGCCATTTCTTCGATATCGCGATCGACCGCGACGCGCGCCAGGAAGACACGGCGTGGTCGAGCGGCGCGACGATCGCGACGAGCCAGGACGCGCAGGCGCGCACGGCCGTCATCGAGGCGCTGCTGGCGGCGCCGGGGATCGTGGGCGCGCTCGCCCCGAACGCGCGGCTGCCCATGAACCTGTACCGGATGGAGGGCAAGGATCCGCGGCAGTACCTCGCGTGGAGCCCGCCCCGCACGAGCAAGCCGAACTTCCATGTCCCCGAGGCGTTTGGAACGCTCGTGATCGATCCCTGA
- a CDS encoding cobyric acid synthase, whose protein sequence is MTALTVMVQGTASSVGKSLLCTALCRIFQRRGLRVAPFKSQNMALNSFATLDGGEIGRAQAVQAEAARVAPTVDMNPVLLKPEGDSRSQVVVLGKPIGSLHARDYFAYRGELKDIIARSLGRLREAHDVVVIEGAGSPAEINLKDRDIVNMHVARVADAPVLLAGDIDRGGVFAALVGTMALLEPDERARVAAFVINKFRGDLKLLEPGLDMLTARTGVPVLGVVPYLKQLRIADEDSVSLEGRRRRGPAGPGQLDIAVVRLPRISNYDDVEPLEHEPGVVVRFIERPDEIGDADLVLLPGTKSTMADLAWLRASGLAEAVAARARQGGWTLGICGGCQMLGGAIEDPEGVESAEPAARGLGLLDVWTRFERTKTVAQVRARLAGGSFLGAAGAATAGEAESEGAGELTGYEIHMGRVERVGGAAAAFAIGSRGGKAEAALDGAVSADGAVVGTMIHGILDNDGLRRSLLAALRERRGLPRAASEPAIPSRHEEYDRLANAVEASLDRGLLDRIVGLDRR, encoded by the coding sequence ATGACGGCGCTCACGGTGATGGTTCAGGGCACGGCGTCCTCGGTCGGCAAGAGCCTCCTCTGCACGGCGCTCTGCCGCATCTTCCAGCGGCGGGGCCTCCGGGTCGCGCCGTTCAAGTCGCAGAACATGGCGCTGAACTCGTTCGCGACCCTGGACGGCGGCGAGATCGGAAGGGCGCAGGCGGTGCAGGCCGAGGCGGCGCGCGTCGCGCCGACGGTCGACATGAACCCGGTGCTGCTCAAGCCCGAGGGCGACTCGCGCTCTCAGGTGGTCGTGCTCGGCAAGCCGATCGGCAGCCTGCATGCGCGCGACTACTTCGCGTACCGGGGAGAGCTCAAGGACATCATCGCCCGCTCGCTCGGGCGGCTGCGCGAGGCGCACGACGTCGTGGTGATCGAGGGGGCGGGCAGCCCCGCGGAGATCAACCTGAAGGACCGCGACATCGTGAACATGCACGTCGCGCGCGTCGCCGACGCGCCGGTGCTGCTCGCCGGCGACATCGACCGAGGCGGCGTGTTCGCGGCGCTGGTCGGCACGATGGCGCTGCTCGAGCCCGACGAGCGCGCGCGCGTGGCCGCGTTCGTGATCAACAAGTTCCGCGGCGACCTCAAGCTGCTGGAGCCGGGGCTCGACATGCTGACGGCGCGGACGGGCGTCCCGGTGCTCGGCGTGGTGCCTTATCTGAAGCAGCTGCGCATCGCGGACGAGGACTCGGTGTCGCTGGAGGGCCGGCGGCGGCGGGGGCCAGCGGGCCCGGGGCAGCTCGATATCGCGGTGGTCCGGCTGCCGCGGATATCGAATTACGACGACGTGGAGCCGCTGGAGCACGAGCCCGGCGTGGTGGTCCGGTTCATCGAGCGGCCGGACGAGATCGGCGATGCGGACCTCGTGCTGCTCCCCGGGACGAAGAGCACGATGGCCGATCTCGCGTGGCTGCGCGCGAGCGGCCTCGCGGAGGCGGTCGCGGCGCGCGCCCGGCAGGGCGGCTGGACGCTCGGGATCTGCGGCGGCTGCCAGATGCTCGGCGGGGCGATCGAGGATCCGGAAGGCGTCGAGTCGGCCGAGCCGGCGGCGCGTGGGCTGGGGCTGCTCGATGTGTGGACGCGGTTCGAGCGGACCAAGACGGTGGCGCAGGTGCGGGCGCGGCTCGCGGGCGGCTCGTTCCTGGGGGCGGCGGGCGCGGCGACCGCGGGAGAGGCCGAGAGCGAGGGCGCGGGAGAGCTGACCGGCTACGAGATCCACATGGGCCGCGTGGAGCGGGTGGGCGGCGCGGCCGCGGCGTTCGCGATCGGGTCGAGGGGCGGCAAGGCCGAGGCGGCGCTCGACGGGGCCGTGTCGGCGGACGGCGCCGTGGTCGGCACGATGATCCACGGGATCCTCGACAACGACGGGCTCAGGCGGTCGCTCCTCGCGGCGCTGCGCGAGCGGAGGGGGCTCCCCAGGGCCGCCAGTGAGCCGGCGATACCGAGCCGGCACGAAGAATACGACCGGCTCGCGAATGCGGTGGAGGCGAGCCTCGACCGGGGGCTGCTCGACCGCATCGTGGGGCTCGACCGGCGCTGA
- the cbiB gene encoding adenosylcobinamide-phosphate synthase CbiB, producing MTAAAALLAAVALDLACGEPPAAIHPVVWMGSAIQALKRAAPTGGRAAELLWGALMALAVPCLFAALGAGVAALLAPHPVLALALSGLLLKPTFALRALRDAAFGVRDALEAGDLPAARGALRSLCSRDPSELDEPALVAASVESVAENASDSFVAPLFYFALFGLPGALFYRAVNTLDAMVGYHGRYEYLGKASARLDDALNFVPARLTALLLLAAGWLRGADARRGLAVLLRDGGLTESPNAGRPMAAMAGLLRVELEKRGHYRLGDPVEPLRRGLIDEACRIVLLAALLFAGLAAALLAAASFGQELFR from the coding sequence ATGACGGCCGCCGCCGCGCTGCTCGCCGCGGTCGCGCTCGACCTCGCCTGCGGCGAGCCCCCCGCCGCCATCCACCCCGTCGTGTGGATGGGCTCCGCGATCCAGGCCCTGAAGCGCGCCGCGCCCACGGGCGGCCGCGCCGCCGAGCTCCTCTGGGGCGCGCTCATGGCCCTCGCCGTCCCCTGCCTCTTCGCGGCGCTGGGCGCCGGCGTCGCGGCGCTGCTCGCCCCGCACCCCGTCCTCGCGCTCGCTTTGTCAGGTCTCCTGCTGAAGCCCACCTTCGCGCTCCGCGCGCTCCGCGACGCGGCCTTCGGCGTGCGCGACGCCCTCGAAGCGGGCGATCTCCCCGCGGCCCGCGGCGCGCTGCGCAGCCTCTGCAGCCGCGACCCGTCGGAGCTCGACGAGCCCGCGCTCGTCGCCGCGTCGGTCGAGTCGGTCGCGGAGAACGCGTCGGACAGCTTCGTCGCGCCGCTCTTCTATTTCGCCCTCTTCGGGCTCCCGGGCGCGCTCTTCTACCGCGCGGTGAACACGCTCGACGCGATGGTCGGCTACCACGGCCGCTACGAGTACCTCGGCAAGGCGTCGGCGCGGCTCGACGACGCGCTGAACTTCGTGCCGGCGCGGCTCACCGCGCTCCTCCTGCTCGCCGCCGGGTGGCTCCGCGGCGCCGACGCGCGCCGCGGCCTCGCCGTGCTCCTGCGCGACGGCGGCCTCACCGAGAGCCCGAACGCCGGCCGGCCCATGGCGGCGATGGCCGGGCTGCTCCGGGTCGAGCTCGAGAAGCGCGGCCACTACCGCCTCGGCGACCCCGTGGAGCCGCTCCGGCGGGGGCTCATCGACGAGGCCTGCCGTATCGTGCTGCTCGCGGCGCTGCTCTTCGCCGGGCTCGCGGCGGCCCTGCTGGCGGCGGCATCCTTTGGACAGGAGCTCTTCCGATGA
- the cobU gene encoding bifunctional adenosylcobinamide kinase/adenosylcobinamide-phosphate guanylyltransferase, which translates to MSGSGQGTPRRRVALIGGGVRSGKSAFALSLARSLGERRAFIATAEPFDDEMRARIDAHVRERGGAFLTVEEPIALPERIASLSGVDVVVVDCLTLWLSNLLLRDETEGRALGPIEERIEALAAAVESAAPHVVLVSNEVGMGVVPESRLGRAFRDLAGRAHQRLGRSASELYVAVMGAILRLRPGPVALVGGDGEDAR; encoded by the coding sequence ATGAGCGGGAGCGGCCAGGGCACGCCGCGGCGCCGGGTCGCGCTCATCGGCGGCGGCGTGCGCTCCGGCAAGAGCGCGTTCGCGCTCTCCCTCGCGCGCTCGCTCGGCGAGCGCCGCGCCTTCATCGCGACGGCCGAGCCGTTCGACGACGAGATGAGGGCGCGCATCGACGCGCACGTCCGCGAGCGAGGCGGCGCGTTCCTCACCGTGGAGGAGCCGATCGCGCTCCCCGAGCGCATCGCCTCGCTCTCCGGCGTCGACGTCGTCGTCGTTGACTGCCTCACGCTCTGGCTGTCGAACCTGCTGCTCCGCGACGAGACCGAGGGCCGCGCGCTCGGGCCCATCGAGGAGCGCATCGAGGCGCTCGCCGCCGCCGTCGAGTCGGCGGCGCCGCACGTCGTCCTCGTCTCGAACGAGGTCGGCATGGGCGTGGTCCCGGAGAGCCGGCTCGGCCGGGCGTTCCGCGACCTCGCGGGGCGCGCGCACCAGCGGCTCGGCCGCTCGGCCAGCGAGCTCTACGTGGCCGTGATGGGCGCGATCCTGCGCCTGCGCCCCGGCCCTGTCGCGCTCGTCGGCGGCGACGGCGAGGACGCGCGATGA